One window of Thermacetogenium phaeum DSM 12270 genomic DNA carries:
- the glmU gene encoding bifunctional UDP-N-acetylglucosamine diphosphorylase/glucosamine-1-phosphate N-acetyltransferase GlmU, with product MQGVGAIVLAAGEGKRMLSEVPKVLHQAAGRPLLRHVLDAAEGAGIEEIVVVVGRGAEMVRSVLGDGYTYALQEQPRGTGDAVLQGLPHISASCQDVVVLCGDTPLLRPETLVRLIAARREAGAAAALLTSVFENPYGYGRILRGDSGLVEAIIEESDATPEQKGIKEVNTGTYVFSREALEESVSRLQPDNNQGEYYLTDCIRILRSQGRRVVALTAPAEETAGINTREQLSLAEAILRKRECLRLMEAGVTIRDPETTYVDKGVEVGRDTVIYPFTFLESGTKIGRGCAIGPGVRICGATLGDRVAVQFSVIVESDIGDGCQIGPFAYIRPGSVLAGNVKVGDFVELKKAQVGQGSKIPHLSYIGDAVLGAGVNIGAGTITCNYDGVRKHRTLIEDGAFIGSNTNLVAPVAVGKNAVVGAGSTITRDVPADALAVERARQSVIPGWSKKKKKGNEENESE from the coding sequence ATGCAGGGAGTTGGGGCGATCGTTCTGGCAGCGGGAGAGGGAAAAAGGATGCTCTCGGAGGTTCCCAAGGTGTTGCATCAGGCTGCCGGCAGGCCGCTTTTGCGCCACGTCCTCGATGCGGCCGAGGGGGCGGGGATAGAGGAGATAGTCGTGGTGGTCGGCCGGGGAGCGGAGATGGTGCGCTCTGTATTGGGTGACGGCTACACCTATGCCCTGCAGGAGCAGCCCCGGGGAACGGGGGATGCTGTTTTGCAGGGGCTGCCCCACATTTCCGCCTCCTGTCAGGATGTTGTGGTTCTCTGCGGGGATACCCCGCTGCTGAGGCCGGAGACCCTCGTCCGGCTGATTGCGGCGCGGCGGGAGGCCGGTGCCGCAGCAGCCCTCCTGACGAGTGTTTTCGAGAACCCGTACGGCTACGGCCGCATCTTGAGGGGTGACTCCGGCCTGGTAGAGGCCATTATTGAAGAGAGCGATGCCACGCCGGAGCAGAAGGGGATCAAAGAGGTCAACACCGGCACCTATGTGTTTAGCAGGGAGGCTTTAGAGGAAAGTGTCTCCCGCCTGCAGCCCGACAACAATCAGGGGGAATACTACCTCACCGATTGCATCCGGATCCTCCGGTCGCAGGGGAGGAGGGTCGTCGCCCTGACTGCACCGGCCGAAGAAACGGCAGGGATCAACACCAGGGAGCAGCTGTCTTTGGCCGAAGCCATCTTGAGAAAGAGAGAGTGCCTCCGCCTGATGGAGGCGGGTGTAACCATCCGCGACCCGGAGACGACCTATGTCGATAAAGGGGTAGAGGTGGGAAGGGACACGGTTATTTACCCCTTCACCTTTCTGGAGAGCGGCACTAAGATCGGCAGGGGCTGTGCGATAGGCCCCGGGGTGCGGATTTGCGGCGCCACTCTGGGGGACAGGGTGGCGGTGCAGTTTTCCGTAATTGTGGAGAGCGACATCGGTGACGGCTGCCAGATCGGGCCCTTTGCTTACATCCGGCCGGGTAGTGTGCTCGCCGGAAATGTCAAGGTAGGGGATTTTGTCGAATTGAAGAAGGCGCAGGTGGGGCAGGGGAGCAAAATACCTCACCTCAGTTACATCGGTGATGCCGTGCTGGGCGCCGGAGTCAATATCGGTGCGGGGACGATTACCTGTAATTACGATGGCGTCCGGAAGCACCGGACGCTGATTGAGGACGGGGCGTTTATCGGCAGCAACACTAACCTGGTTGCTCCTGTGGCCGTCGGCAAGAACGCGGTGGTCGGTGCCGGTTCGACCATTACCAGAGATGTTCCTGCCGACGCCCTGGCTGTGGAGCGTGCCAGGCAGTCGGTTATTCCCGGCTGGAGCAAAAAAAAGAAGAAGGGGAACGAGGAGAATGAAAGCGAGTAG
- the spoVG gene encoding septation regulator SpoVG: MQVTEVRIRKVGQDGSKMKAVCSVTFDNVFVVHDIKVVEGERGLFVAMPSRRTPAGEFRDIAHPITSDARQTIQEAILKAYQEME; encoded by the coding sequence GTGCAGGTGACAGAGGTGCGGATCCGCAAGGTCGGTCAGGACGGCAGCAAGATGAAGGCCGTTTGCTCGGTGACTTTTGATAACGTTTTTGTGGTTCACGATATCAAGGTTGTGGAGGGGGAAAGGGGGCTCTTTGTGGCCATGCCGAGCCGGAGAACGCCTGCCGGTGAATTCCGGGATATAGCCCATCCCATCACCTCCGATGCCAGGCAAACCATTCAAGAGGCCATCTTGAAGGCTTATCAGGAGATGGAATGA